A single region of the Neotabrizicola shimadae genome encodes:
- the argB gene encoding acetylglutamate kinase, with the protein MQDAAVTAKILSEALPYLQRYSGAVVVVKFGGNAMGDDEAMAEFARDIVLMRQVGVNPVVVHGGGPMINEMLGKLGIKSEFVKGKRVTDKATVEVVEMILSGLVNKRIVQAINDQGGRAVGISGKDDDLMVCEADDPELGFVGRPVEMNVQVLRDLYNAGIIPVVAPVATGMADNETFNVNGDTAAGAIAGALKADRLLLLTDVSGVKNAAGEVMTQITPEEVREMTRDGVIAGGMIPKTETALMALDQGVRAVTILDGRVPNACILELFTDHGAGSQIRSTEPRVKPHVRR; encoded by the coding sequence ATGCAAGACGCCGCCGTCACCGCCAAGATCCTGTCCGAAGCCCTGCCCTATCTGCAGCGCTATTCCGGCGCGGTGGTCGTGGTGAAGTTCGGCGGCAATGCCATGGGCGACGACGAGGCCATGGCCGAATTTGCCCGCGACATCGTGCTGATGCGGCAGGTGGGCGTGAACCCCGTGGTGGTGCATGGCGGCGGGCCGATGATCAACGAGATGCTGGGCAAGCTGGGGATCAAGTCGGAATTCGTGAAGGGCAAGCGCGTCACCGACAAGGCCACGGTCGAAGTGGTCGAGATGATCCTGTCGGGTCTGGTCAACAAGCGCATCGTGCAGGCGATCAACGACCAGGGCGGCCGCGCCGTGGGGATTTCCGGCAAGGACGACGACCTGATGGTCTGCGAGGCCGACGACCCGGAACTGGGTTTCGTCGGCCGCCCGGTCGAGATGAACGTGCAGGTGCTGCGCGACCTGTACAATGCGGGGATCATTCCGGTTGTGGCGCCGGTGGCGACCGGCATGGCCGACAACGAGACCTTCAACGTGAACGGCGACACGGCGGCGGGAGCGATTGCCGGGGCGTTGAAGGCCGACCGCCTGTTGCTGTTGACCGATGTGTCGGGCGTGAAGAATGCGGCCGGAGAGGTGATGACGCAGATCACGCCCGAGGAAGTGCGCGAGATGACCCGCGACGGGGTGATCGCCGGCGGCATGATCCCCAAGACCGAAACCGCGCTCATGGCGCTGGATCAGGGCGTTCGGGCCGTGACCATTCTGGATGGCCGGGTGCCCAATGCCTGCATTCTGGAGCTGTTCACCGACCACGGCGCGGGGTCGCAGATCCGGTCTACCGAGCCGCGCGTGAAGCCGCACGTCCGCCGCTGA
- a CDS encoding SDR family NAD(P)-dependent oxidoreductase, with product MTRQKTLVLTGASRGIGHATVKRFGAEGWRVLTCSRQPFDPRCPWPGGEENHIQIDLADPNRTIEAIEVIKARIDGQLDALVNNAGISPKGPGGSRLNALETDLRVWGQVFHVNFFAPIVLARGLKNELVAAQGSVVNVTSIAGSRVHPFAGAAYATSKAALAALTREMAHDFGPLGVRVNAIAPGEVETAILSPGTDKIVDQLPLRRLGQPREVADVIWFLCSDQSSYISGSEIPINGGQHV from the coding sequence ATGACCCGCCAGAAAACCCTCGTCCTCACCGGCGCCAGCCGCGGCATCGGCCATGCCACCGTCAAACGCTTCGGGGCCGAAGGCTGGCGGGTCCTCACCTGCTCGCGCCAGCCCTTCGACCCCCGCTGTCCCTGGCCCGGCGGGGAAGAGAACCACATCCAGATCGACCTCGCCGACCCCAACCGGACCATCGAGGCGATCGAGGTCATCAAGGCCAGAATCGACGGCCAGCTCGACGCCCTGGTCAACAACGCCGGCATCTCGCCCAAGGGGCCGGGCGGCAGCCGCCTCAACGCGCTGGAGACCGACCTCCGCGTCTGGGGCCAGGTCTTCCACGTCAATTTCTTCGCGCCCATCGTCCTGGCCCGCGGCCTGAAGAACGAACTGGTCGCGGCCCAGGGCTCGGTCGTGAACGTCACCTCCATCGCCGGCTCCCGCGTCCATCCCTTCGCCGGCGCTGCCTATGCCACCTCCAAGGCAGCCCTCGCCGCCCTGACCCGCGAGATGGCCCATGACTTCGGCCCCCTCGGCGTCCGCGTGAACGCCATCGCCCCCGGCGAGGTCGAGACCGCCATCCTCTCCCCCGGCACCGACAAGATCGTCGACCAGCTCCCCCTCCGCCGCCTCGGCCAGCCGCGCGAGGTCGCCGACGTGATCTGGTTCCTCTGCTCGGACCAGTCCAGCTACATCTCGGGCTCCGAGATCCCCATCAACGGCGGCCAGCATGTCTGA
- a CDS encoding sugar phosphate isomerase/epimerase family protein, with protein MSDAPPGFAEPGADWRAFVASLSDRDARRLGHRAVAPPLYAHAYAFHLNFRFGAMAPPDLLTFAAIHGLSGVKIHVQDGEARSLLHAPDADRRAFGAMAARLGLTLHIETSSTLAPDLAEAAAIAHATGATSLRFYPRHAGPLSEVLARTVADLAILDRLDPQARLSFTLEQHEDLTSAELLAILDRVGHPRLSLLFDFGNMINAGETPLAALSAQAPRIAEVHVKDARALPDRGGWAHLACATGTGHLPMHTMLARLLLLGQDRPQVTAFGLEEEEGYLAPAFRFPGEGPDPVIPPRPPSETDPGPGDLAERLARERDLAIAQVCKVRAMLADLAAAARR; from the coding sequence ATGTCTGACGCCCCGCCGGGCTTCGCCGAGCCCGGCGCCGACTGGCGCGCCTTCGTCGCCAGCCTCTCCGACCGTGATGCCCGCCGCCTTGGCCACCGCGCCGTCGCCCCTCCGCTGTACGCCCACGCCTACGCCTTCCACCTGAACTTCCGCTTCGGCGCCATGGCCCCCCCGGACCTTCTGACCTTCGCAGCCATCCACGGCCTCTCCGGCGTGAAAATCCACGTCCAGGACGGCGAGGCCCGCAGCCTCCTGCACGCCCCGGACGCCGACCGGCGCGCCTTCGGCGCGATGGCCGCCCGGCTGGGGCTCACCCTTCACATCGAAACCTCTTCGACCCTCGCCCCCGATCTGGCCGAAGCGGCCGCCATCGCCCATGCTACCGGGGCCACCTCGCTGCGCTTCTACCCCCGCCACGCCGGCCCCCTGTCCGAGGTGCTGGCCCGCACCGTGGCCGACCTCGCGATCCTCGACCGGCTGGACCCGCAGGCCCGGCTGAGCTTCACGCTGGAGCAGCACGAGGACCTGACATCCGCGGAACTGCTGGCCATCCTCGACCGCGTCGGGCACCCGCGCCTCTCGCTCCTGTTCGACTTCGGCAACATGATCAACGCGGGCGAGACGCCGCTGGCCGCGCTCTCCGCGCAGGCGCCACGCATCGCCGAGGTGCATGTGAAGGATGCCCGCGCCCTGCCGGACCGCGGGGGATGGGCGCATCTGGCCTGCGCCACCGGCACCGGCCACCTGCCGATGCACACCATGCTGGCGCGGCTGTTGCTTCTGGGGCAAGACAGACCGCAGGTCACGGCCTTCGGTCTGGAGGAGGAAGAGGGATACCTTGCCCCTGCCTTCCGCTTTCCCGGCGAAGGCCCCGATCCGGTGATCCCGCCTCGGCCACCAAGCGAAACCGATCCCGGCCCGGGCGACCTGGCCGAACGGCTGGCCAGAGAGCGTGACCTGGCCATCGCGCAGGTCTGCAAGGTGCGGGCCATGCTGGCCGATCTGGCCGCCGCTGCCCGGCGATGA
- the yihA gene encoding ribosome biogenesis GTP-binding protein YihA/YsxC codes for MTSLTFTLAPEPDDAAREAGRLLFAGPVDFVKGVTGMAGLPPADRVEVCFAGRSNVGKSSLINALTNRKNLARASNTPGRTQEINYFALGDSRYMVDLPGYGYAEAPVAIVAKWQALLKSYLAGRQTLRRAFVLIDMRHGIKAVDEEILGLLDKSAVTFQTVITKADKVNRETRDETIAQVKAALAKHPAAYPEIVVTSSEKGEGIETLRAVIAGLE; via the coding sequence ATGACCAGCCTGACCTTCACCCTTGCCCCCGAACCCGATGACGCCGCGCGTGAAGCCGGGCGGCTTCTGTTCGCCGGTCCCGTGGATTTCGTGAAGGGCGTGACCGGCATGGCGGGCCTGCCCCCGGCCGACCGGGTCGAGGTCTGTTTTGCGGGCCGGTCGAACGTGGGCAAGTCCAGCCTGATCAACGCGCTGACCAACCGCAAGAATCTGGCGCGCGCCTCGAACACGCCAGGGCGGACGCAGGAAATCAACTACTTCGCGCTTGGCGACAGCCGTTACATGGTGGACCTTCCGGGCTATGGCTATGCCGAGGCGCCCGTGGCGATTGTCGCCAAGTGGCAGGCTCTCTTGAAAAGCTATCTTGCCGGGCGCCAGACGCTGCGCCGGGCCTTCGTGCTGATCGACATGCGCCACGGCATCAAGGCGGTGGACGAAGAAATCCTGGGGCTTCTGGACAAGTCGGCCGTCACCTTCCAGACCGTGATCACCAAGGCCGACAAGGTGAACCGCGAGACGCGGGACGAAACCATCGCCCAGGTGAAGGCCGCACTGGCCAAGCATCCGGCCGCCTATCCCGAAATCGTGGTGACAAGCTCGGAAAAGGGCGAGGGGATCGAGACCTTGCGCGCCGTGATCGCCGGGCTGGAATAG
- a CDS encoding MOSC domain-containing protein, with amino-acid sequence MSGQDPVGRLALLCRHPIKSIGYEEIQRAVLTPDRAFPFDREWSVAHDAARFGARPDDWAPKMNFVRGWAAPALMAVTCRSDESARRLRLSHPDCPDLDIAPDDAADQARLIAWLRPLWPENRPDPAHVVHLPGRPMTDVPEPFVAVLSLSSLADLSARMGQDLSPHRFRGNLWVDGWEPWAEFGLVGQEITVGAVRLRIEARITRCRATCANPATGRHDAEVLQALDAGFGHEDFGVYARVIGGGAVTLGDAVERA; translated from the coding sequence ATGAGCGGACAAGACCCGGTCGGGCGGCTGGCACTTCTGTGCCGCCACCCGATCAAGTCCATCGGCTACGAGGAAATCCAGCGCGCGGTCCTGACCCCGGACCGCGCGTTTCCCTTCGACCGGGAATGGTCGGTGGCCCATGATGCCGCGCGCTTCGGGGCGCGGCCGGACGACTGGGCGCCGAAGATGAACTTCGTGCGAGGCTGGGCCGCGCCCGCGCTGATGGCCGTGACCTGCCGGTCGGACGAGTCCGCGCGCCGGCTGCGCCTGTCGCATCCCGACTGCCCAGACCTCGACATCGCGCCCGACGATGCGGCCGACCAGGCCCGGCTGATCGCCTGGCTGCGCCCGCTCTGGCCCGAAAACCGGCCTGATCCCGCGCATGTGGTCCATCTGCCCGGCCGCCCGATGACCGATGTGCCAGAGCCTTTCGTTGCCGTGCTGTCGCTGTCCTCTCTGGCCGATCTGTCGGCGCGGATGGGGCAGGACCTGTCGCCCCACCGCTTTCGCGGCAATCTCTGGGTGGACGGCTGGGAGCCCTGGGCCGAGTTTGGCCTGGTAGGGCAAGAGATCACGGTGGGCGCCGTCCGCCTGCGGATCGAGGCGCGCATCACCCGCTGCCGCGCCACCTGCGCCAACCCGGCCACCGGGCGGCACGATGCCGAGGTGCTGCAAGCCCTGGACGCAGGCTTTGGCCACGAAGATTTCGGCGTCTATGCCAGGGTGATCGGCGGCGGTGCCGTGACCCTGGGCGATGCCGTGGAGAGAGCATGA
- the yidC gene encoding membrane protein insertase YidC — MDDQNKNLILATALSFIVLLVWFVLFPPPDPVQQTEVPDLPAATQADATATAPAANVTTPATEAVADAPRVKIDTPELEGSISLAGARIDDLLLRSYRETLAADSPLVRLFSPVGVTENGAQPYYAVFGWGPAGALAATEVPDAHTLWQAPAGATLTVDTPLTLTWTSPAGLAYARTIAVDQHYMFTVTDKVTNPGAEPVSLFPYGIVARHGLPAGLQNFFVLHEGVVGRTDGELTELKYKDIADLDRNEREGALAQISEAQTDGWIGFTDKYWMSTLIPQQGAPFTSVVKYLPQAEIYQTETRQPVVTVAPGQSVESATRLFAGAKEWETIRNYQNEPGAIASLFGAKPNPDLQPVPGFIDSIDWGWFYFLTKPIFFVLHFLHGLIGNMGLAIIALTFVLKVLVLPLAYKSYVSMARMKELQPEMEALKERAGEDKQKLQREMMQLYKDKKVNPAAGCLPILIQIPIFFSLYKVIFVTIELRHAPFFGWLRDLSAPDPSSLFNLFGLLPWAAPAHGSLLALIFIGVLPILLGISMWLQQKLNPTPTDPAQAAIFAWMPWIFMFMLGGFASGLVLYWITNNTITFAQQYAIMTSHGHKPDLFGNIKSGLKRKPKAEPAPPAPAKKGPSKK, encoded by the coding sequence ATGGACGATCAGAACAAGAACCTCATCCTCGCAACTGCGCTCAGCTTCATCGTGCTTCTGGTGTGGTTCGTGCTGTTCCCGCCGCCCGATCCGGTGCAGCAGACCGAGGTGCCCGACCTGCCGGCCGCCACGCAGGCCGATGCCACCGCGACGGCCCCGGCCGCCAATGTGACCACTCCGGCCACCGAAGCCGTGGCCGATGCGCCGCGGGTGAAGATCGACACGCCGGAACTGGAAGGCTCGATCTCGCTGGCCGGCGCGCGCATCGACGACCTCTTGCTGCGCAGTTACCGCGAGACGCTGGCGGCCGACTCGCCGCTGGTGCGCCTGTTCTCGCCCGTGGGTGTCACCGAAAACGGCGCGCAGCCCTATTACGCCGTCTTCGGCTGGGGCCCCGCCGGTGCGCTGGCCGCGACCGAGGTGCCCGATGCCCATACGCTGTGGCAAGCCCCGGCCGGTGCGACGCTGACCGTCGACACACCGCTGACGCTGACCTGGACCAGCCCGGCCGGCCTGGCCTATGCGCGCACCATCGCGGTGGACCAGCACTACATGTTCACCGTGACCGACAAGGTCACCAACCCCGGCGCCGAGCCGGTGTCGCTGTTTCCCTATGGGATCGTGGCGCGCCACGGCCTGCCCGCCGGGCTGCAGAACTTCTTCGTGCTGCACGAGGGCGTTGTCGGCCGCACCGATGGCGAGCTGACCGAACTGAAGTACAAGGACATCGCCGACCTGGACCGGAACGAGCGCGAGGGCGCGCTGGCCCAGATTTCCGAGGCGCAGACCGACGGCTGGATCGGCTTCACCGACAAGTACTGGATGTCCACGCTGATCCCGCAGCAGGGCGCGCCCTTCACCTCGGTGGTGAAGTACCTGCCCCAGGCCGAGATCTACCAGACCGAGACGCGCCAGCCCGTCGTCACCGTGGCGCCGGGGCAGAGCGTGGAAAGCGCGACGCGGCTGTTCGCCGGCGCGAAGGAATGGGAAACCATCCGCAACTACCAGAACGAGCCCGGCGCCATCGCCAGCCTGTTCGGCGCCAAGCCGAACCCCGATCTTCAGCCTGTGCCCGGCTTCATCGACTCGATCGACTGGGGCTGGTTCTACTTCCTGACCAAGCCGATCTTCTTCGTGCTGCACTTCCTGCACGGCCTGATCGGCAACATGGGCCTGGCGATCATTGCCCTGACTTTCGTTCTGAAGGTGCTGGTGCTGCCTCTGGCCTATAAATCCTATGTCTCGATGGCGCGGATGAAGGAGCTGCAGCCCGAGATGGAGGCGCTGAAAGAGCGCGCGGGCGAGGACAAGCAGAAGCTGCAGCGCGAGATGATGCAGCTTTACAAGGACAAGAAGGTGAACCCCGCCGCGGGCTGCCTTCCGATCCTGATCCAGATCCCCATCTTCTTCTCGCTGTACAAGGTGATCTTCGTCACCATCGAACTGCGTCACGCGCCGTTCTTCGGCTGGCTGCGCGACCTGTCGGCGCCCGACCCCTCGTCGCTGTTCAACCTGTTCGGCCTCTTGCCCTGGGCGGCGCCGGCGCATGGCAGCCTGCTTGCGCTGATCTTCATCGGCGTGCTGCCGATCCTTCTGGGCATCTCGATGTGGCTGCAGCAGAAGCTGAACCCCACGCCCACCGACCCGGCGCAGGCGGCGATCTTTGCCTGGATGCCCTGGATCTTTATGTTCATGCTGGGCGGCTTCGCCTCGGGCCTGGTGCTGTACTGGATCACCAACAACACCATCACCTTCGCCCAGCAATACGCGATCATGACGAGCCACGGCCACAAGCCCGACCTGTTCGGCAACATCAAGTCCGGGCTGAAGCGCAAGCCCAAGGCCGAACCGGCGCCCCCTGCCCCGGCCAAGAAGGGACCGTCGAAGAAATGA
- a CDS encoding bifunctional diguanylate cyclase/phosphodiesterase translates to MARQAVDLVVRELARLGALLRRPELMVFLPAATLAGFWLGGESALILLALGLPMVFVMAGAFRFPTAATADDGVMLRSQVLRRLEAALSGDGPDHAACLVVQFDDMARLVDRHGRTAQVEVLQQAANRAMAALRRSDRVAALEGGGFAVALMGTRRMDLETCVQVAARLQAALAAPYPVGGLTIAASCSVGICPGGRSPALRAQALLDAAQIAADEALSAGPNAIRVFAAEMAQRQGQRRVERETLEAALDEGQIRAHFQPQLNTDTGAVSGFEALARWHHPKRGILAPAEFLPAIHAAGLAERLHEAMLFQALSALKRWDAAGLTVPCVAINASAEVLRDPLLADKLRWELDRFGLAPERLGIEVLESVFAETDDDALVGNIAALARLGCGLDLDDFGTGHASITSIRRFSIRRIKIDRSFVARADEEADQRRMLAAILSMAEQLGVETLAEGVESPALHALCAQLGCRHVQGYAIARPMPLEDTIDWLRAQEQRRQPTPRIGHRAG, encoded by the coding sequence ATGGCGCGGCAGGCAGTCGATCTGGTGGTTCGGGAACTGGCCCGCCTGGGGGCACTGCTGCGCAGGCCCGAACTGATGGTCTTCCTGCCGGCGGCCACGCTGGCGGGCTTCTGGCTGGGGGGCGAAAGCGCGCTGATCCTGCTGGCGCTTGGCCTGCCCATGGTCTTTGTCATGGCAGGGGCGTTCCGCTTTCCCACGGCCGCGACCGCGGATGACGGCGTCATGCTGCGTTCCCAGGTGCTGAGGCGGCTGGAGGCGGCGCTGTCGGGCGACGGTCCCGACCATGCGGCCTGCCTCGTGGTGCAGTTCGACGACATGGCGCGGCTGGTGGACCGGCACGGCCGCACGGCCCAGGTCGAGGTGCTGCAGCAGGCGGCCAACCGGGCAATGGCGGCGCTGCGCCGGTCTGACCGGGTGGCCGCGCTGGAAGGCGGCGGCTTTGCCGTGGCGCTGATGGGCACGCGGCGGATGGATCTGGAAACCTGCGTGCAGGTGGCGGCGCGGCTGCAGGCGGCGCTTGCGGCGCCCTACCCGGTGGGGGGACTGACGATTGCCGCCTCGTGTTCGGTGGGGATCTGCCCCGGCGGACGCAGTCCTGCGCTGCGGGCGCAAGCCTTGCTGGATGCCGCGCAGATCGCGGCGGACGAGGCGCTGTCCGCGGGGCCGAACGCGATCCGCGTCTTCGCAGCGGAAATGGCACAGCGCCAGGGCCAGCGCCGGGTGGAGCGAGAGACGCTGGAAGCCGCGCTGGACGAGGGCCAGATCCGCGCGCATTTCCAGCCGCAACTGAACACCGACACCGGCGCGGTTTCGGGGTTCGAGGCGCTGGCGCGCTGGCATCACCCCAAGCGGGGGATCCTCGCCCCGGCCGAGTTCCTGCCTGCAATCCACGCGGCCGGCCTTGCGGAACGGCTGCACGAAGCGATGCTGTTCCAGGCCCTCAGCGCGCTGAAGCGGTGGGATGCGGCGGGGCTGACGGTGCCCTGCGTCGCCATCAACGCCTCGGCCGAGGTGCTGCGCGACCCGCTTCTGGCCGACAAGCTGCGGTGGGAGCTGGACAGGTTCGGCCTGGCGCCCGAACGGCTGGGGATCGAGGTGCTGGAATCCGTCTTTGCCGAAACCGACGACGATGCGCTGGTGGGCAACATCGCGGCGCTGGCGCGGCTTGGCTGTGGGCTTGACCTGGATGACTTCGGCACGGGCCATGCCTCGATCACCTCGATCCGCCGCTTTTCGATCCGCCGGATCAAGATCGACCGCAGCTTCGTGGCCCGCGCGGACGAGGAGGCCGACCAGCGGCGGATGCTGGCGGCGATCCTGTCGATGGCGGAACAGCTGGGGGTCGAGACGCTGGCCGAGGGGGTGGAAAGTCCCGCACTGCACGCGTTGTGTGCGCAACTGGGCTGCCGGCATGTGCAGGGCTATGCCATCGCCCGGCCGATGCCCCTGGAGGATACGATCGACTGGCTGCGCGCCCAGGAGCAGCGCCGCCAGCCCACCCCCCGCATCGGCCACCGCGCGGGATAG
- the ttcA gene encoding tRNA 2-thiocytidine(32) synthetase TtcA codes for MLDDSDAPDDIHPLFHGAPSSTEFRKLRKRLVRETREAIETYGMARRGDRWLVCLSGGKDSYTLLAVLHELKWRGLLPVDLLACNLDQGQPGFPATVLPEFLTRMGVEHRIEYQDTYSVVTSKIAPGGTMCSLCSRLRRGNLYRIAREEGCSTVVLGHHRDDILETFFMNLFHGGRLAAMPPRLLNEEGDLFVARPLAYVAEADCEKFARAMGYPIIPCDLCGSQEGLQRAQVKKLLDEWEARSPGRRQVMFRALMNVRPSHLADPALFDFAALALADAAASGDVPDLRD; via the coding sequence ATGCTTGACGACAGCGACGCCCCTGACGACATCCATCCGCTCTTTCACGGGGCGCCCTCGTCCACCGAGTTTCGCAAGCTGCGCAAGCGGCTGGTGCGCGAAACGCGCGAGGCGATCGAGACCTATGGCATGGCGCGGCGCGGCGATCGCTGGCTGGTCTGCCTTTCGGGCGGCAAGGACAGCTACACGCTTCTGGCGGTGCTGCACGAGCTGAAATGGCGCGGGCTTCTGCCGGTGGACCTGCTGGCCTGCAACCTGGACCAGGGTCAGCCCGGCTTTCCGGCGACGGTTCTGCCCGAGTTCCTGACCCGGATGGGGGTGGAGCACCGCATCGAATACCAGGACACCTATTCGGTGGTGACGTCCAAGATCGCGCCTGGCGGCACGATGTGTTCGCTGTGTTCGCGGCTGCGGCGCGGGAACCTGTATCGCATCGCGCGGGAAGAGGGCTGTTCGACGGTGGTGCTGGGCCATCACCGCGACGACATTCTTGAGACCTTCTTCATGAACCTGTTCCACGGCGGGCGGCTGGCCGCGATGCCGCCGCGACTGCTGAACGAAGAGGGCGACCTCTTCGTCGCGCGTCCTCTGGCCTATGTGGCCGAGGCGGATTGCGAGAAATTCGCGCGGGCGATGGGATACCCGATCATCCCTTGCGACCTGTGCGGCAGCCAGGAAGGCTTGCAGCGGGCGCAGGTGAAGAAGCTGCTGGATGAATGGGAGGCGCGCAGTCCCGGCCGGCGACAGGTGATGTTCCGCGCGTTGATGAACGTGCGGCCCTCGCATCTGGCGGACCCGGCGCTGTTCGACTTTGCCGCGCTGGCGCTGGCGGACGCGGCTGCGAGCGGGGACGTGCCTGACCTGCGCGACTGA
- a CDS encoding CHAD domain-containing protein, whose product MSPKTDPFAILPDMTAAGLCATVLDREAHAFAAGLAATMLTDDPEGPHRARVALRRLRSAVWAFRPILRRKVADRLNDRARALFLMLGEIRDADVLLDAFVGPRLERVQLAEAAAGVRARIRHDLRDARALAFAAQLESLVATGEWQGRGRAARKLAEKPATTLARDALDRSWSACAADGPDILTMPDEVLHDLRKRIKRLRYLVDYFGPLWPGLAEAAWADDLRAMQDALGRYCDLKLAAERGVATGDPEEAAEATRTAADIWTGFRLRQPFWRADSAE is encoded by the coding sequence GTGTCCCCGAAGACCGACCCGTTTGCCATCCTTCCCGACATGACCGCCGCCGGACTCTGTGCAACCGTCCTCGACCGCGAAGCCCATGCCTTTGCCGCGGGGCTTGCCGCAACCATGTTGACCGACGATCCCGAAGGCCCTCACCGCGCCCGCGTCGCGCTGCGCCGCCTGCGTTCGGCGGTCTGGGCGTTTCGGCCGATCCTGCGGCGCAAGGTGGCAGACAGGCTGAACGACCGGGCGCGCGCGCTTTTCCTGATGCTGGGCGAAATCCGCGATGCCGATGTGCTGCTCGACGCCTTTGTCGGCCCACGCCTCGAACGGGTGCAACTGGCCGAAGCCGCAGCCGGGGTGCGCGCCCGCATCCGGCACGACCTGCGCGACGCCCGGGCGCTGGCCTTCGCAGCACAGCTCGAATCGCTGGTGGCCACGGGCGAGTGGCAAGGCAGGGGCCGCGCGGCCCGGAAGCTCGCCGAAAAGCCCGCTACCACCTTGGCGCGCGATGCGCTGGACCGCAGCTGGTCTGCCTGTGCTGCCGACGGCCCGGACATCCTGACCATGCCGGACGAGGTGCTGCACGACCTGCGCAAGCGCATCAAGCGGCTGCGCTATCTGGTGGACTATTTTGGCCCGCTCTGGCCCGGTCTGGCCGAGGCCGCCTGGGCAGACGACCTGCGCGCCATGCAGGATGCGCTTGGCCGCTACTGCGATCTCAAGCTCGCCGCCGAACGTGGCGTTGCGACCGGAGACCCGGAAGAAGCGGCCGAGGCAACCCGGACGGCCGCCGACATCTGGACAGGCTTCCGCCTGCGCCAGCCCTTCTGGCGCGCCGACAGCGCGGAATAG
- a CDS encoding FadR/GntR family transcriptional regulator: MSEPGSLIRALSGRPSARNYHSYVISELGVGIASGRFPIGSILPNETEIMDSYGVSRTVLREALKTLEAKGLVEARAKVGTRVLPRNRWNLYDRQVLSWIHEAGPDAAFLASFFVVRRMIETQAAADAALHRTADHVRMLQYWLNQRHATTGMPEPHALAEFELHRTICEASQNPFLRAATGIVEFGIARAIMGRIALFPDDLASEKAAGYAELARAIEAGEAETARAAMVGLLALDERRS; encoded by the coding sequence ATGAGCGAACCCGGGAGCCTGATACGTGCGCTCTCCGGGCGTCCCTCGGCTCGCAACTACCATTCCTATGTGATCTCGGAGCTGGGGGTCGGCATCGCCTCGGGGCGGTTTCCCATCGGGTCCATCCTGCCGAACGAGACCGAGATCATGGACAGCTACGGCGTGTCGCGCACCGTGCTGCGCGAGGCGCTGAAGACGCTGGAGGCGAAGGGACTGGTGGAGGCGCGCGCCAAGGTGGGCACGCGTGTGCTGCCGCGCAACCGGTGGAACCTGTACGACCGGCAGGTGCTGTCCTGGATTCACGAGGCCGGGCCGGATGCGGCCTTCCTGGCGAGCTTTTTCGTGGTGCGCCGGATGATCGAGACGCAGGCGGCGGCCGATGCCGCATTGCACCGCACCGCCGATCATGTGCGGATGCTGCAATACTGGCTGAACCAGCGCCATGCCACGACGGGGATGCCCGAACCCCATGCGCTGGCCGAGTTCGAGCTGCATCGCACGATCTGCGAGGCAAGCCAGAATCCCTTTCTGCGCGCGGCGACCGGAATCGTGGAATTCGGCATCGCCCGGGCCATCATGGGGCGGATCGCCCTGTTTCCCGATGACCTGGCAAGCGAGAAGGCAGCCGGTTATGCCGAACTGGCCCGGGCCATCGAGGCGGGCGAGGCCGAGACGGCGCGCGCAGCCATGGTCGGCCTATTAGCCCTGGACGAGCGGCGGTCCTGA